In the Malania oleifera isolate guangnan ecotype guangnan chromosome 1, ASM2987363v1, whole genome shotgun sequence genome, one interval contains:
- the LOC131161402 gene encoding F-box protein At5g07610-like has translation MAAERLPPPPPPPLAAAVVSAPTGAVPVTAASLISTLCPKRRKTESSQEFAETSIEDLLDDNLLLEIFSRLDVQSVLLCRAVTKRWFSLISDPHFIHRLLHRHESLSKSQPFTLLFQSDLYQPNLNKDTIRRVGFNYLNSSVLKSFSNRRGPFLNFLPISNEKVRIEASVNDLLLISCLRHEEKGSPLYRYYVCNPVTRQWRLLPLGRLSKERPLVAVVCNPAQPSNYKVVRVCSQFKVEIFSSQSGEWSRSFPVSSRSLHRPRIRSLVAGNPMLYWLIGDRQNFCSIAAYDPFSNPSQCKIIDAPTAVSEDPIYNHVLGVSRGRLLLVEMTLPSEVHVHLLRIWELEDYSNAGTTWCNTYNISFGSFSARFLANDPCDENVFFIKWEDYVLQCDMQTRRFTVILKREDSLRDMPWESVVTLAHPNPLCPTPVAVPPMFSLS, from the coding sequence ATGGCGGCAGAGAgacttcctcctcctcctcctccccctcTTGCCGCTGCCGTAGTTTCTGCACCGACTGGTGCTGTTCCAGTTACAGCTGCTTCTCTGATTTCAACATTGTGTCCCAAAAGAAGAAAAACGGAGTCTTCCCAAGAATTTGCGGAAACGTCGATCGAAGATCTCCTGGATGACAATTTGTTGCTCGAGATCTTTTCTCGCCTCGATGTTCAATCTGTTTTACTATGCAGAGCCGTTACCAAGCGCTGGTTTTCCTTGATCTCCGACCCTCACTTTATTCATCGCTTGCTTCACCGTCACGAATCACTCTCGAAGTCACAACCCTTTACGCTCTTGTTTCAGTCTGACCTTTACCAACCCAATCTCAACAAGGACACCATCCGACGAGTTGGATTCAACTACTTGAACTCTTCTGTGCTGAAATCCTTCTCTAACCGAAGAGGACCCTTTCTGAATTTCCTGCCGATTTCCAACGAGAAAGTTCGAATCGAAGCCTCCGTCAATGACTTACTGTTGATTTCATGTCTGCGCCACGAAGAGAAGGGTTCGCCTTTGTATCGCTATTACGTTTGCAATCCAGTTACCCGGCAATGGCGCCTGCTTCCTCTCGGCCGGTTGTCCAAAGAACGTCCCCTTGTTGCCGTCGTGTGCAACCCTGCCCAACCCAGCAACTACAAGGTCGTTCGCGTTTGTTCCCAATTCAAAGTGGAGATCTTTTCTTCCCAAAGCGGTGAATGGAGCCGCTCGTTTCCGGTGAGTTCGAGATCCTTACACCGCCCGCGCATAAGGAGTCTCGTCGCCGGCAACCCAATGCTCTATTGGCTTATCGGAGACAGACAGAATTTCTGCAGTATTGCTGCGTACGATCCGTTCAGTAATCCAAGCCAATGCAAAATAATTGACGCACCTACTGCTGTTTCGGAGGATCCGATCTACAATCACGTCCTTGGAGTGAGCCGAGGGCGTCTGCTGCTAGTCGAGATGACCCTCCCGTCCGAAGTACATGTTCATCTATTGCGCAtttgggagcttgaagattaCAGCAACGCAGGGACGACATGGTGCAACACGTATAACATCTCGTTTGGTTCATTCTCGGCGAGGTTTTTAGCTAATGACCCCTGCGATGAAAATGTTTTCTTCATAAAATGGGAAGACTACGTTCTCCAGTGTGACATGCAGACGAGGAGGTTCACAGTAATCCTAAAACGCGAAGACAGTCTTCGTGATATGCCTTGGGAGTCTGTCGTCACGCTGGCGCATCCAAATCCATTGTGTCCCACGCCAGTTGCGGTGCCGCCGATGTTCTCGCTGTCGTAG